The Glycine soja cultivar W05 chromosome 8, ASM419377v2, whole genome shotgun sequence genome has a window encoding:
- the LOC114421491 gene encoding protein CHROMATIN REMODELING 4-like isoform X2, with protein MKENKSSAPKMLNRNWVLKRKRRKLPLGLDQSSGKEQSNGKEENSLTSESSRNASAKRVLKTEVATGQISSKKKGNDGYYYECVICDVGGNLLCCDSCPRTYHLQCLDPPLKRIPNGKWQCPSCFEGKDQLMPKNHLDPISKRARTKIVTTKSKDQVSSLNLEKVFGTKLVSKKRSSSKGKPISSMGVQFFGKKLLSSPADESCSDKPIDPSPESLMEGTSPGVDADEKKLSLSPNEYPVDRKSTSPAKEDEPLSKIASLEANDEQLESKTDLTCSKISSRKTLVLAIAASGEEVRKRKNKVVNDNTSQKKRKAEKGKKIVNPSSIKSKSGNNKVHKKQKSITHSISASVSKEDVGNKNSSAQQKDEISQLMKDTPSEVDKAWSRMDKTLLHEDSAIAESLQVDRVLGCRIQGENANSSRNLSLNVAGDSPSGDLVISENQSRLLDDNSACANDLDVESTENHIEDCQNVKSSDEEGILKNTDRLERIHVYRRSITKESKKGNSVDSLSKATGDLDPCDWDGKDQDDSAVSAEQLEKPTDKVETEEIINVALRSEDNSEIPKNCEIQLSPEAKQKERNAEKGMSGSIDDKAQDAIIAECAGPNGEQVFYEFLVKWVGKSHIHNSWISESQLKVLAKRKLENYKAKYGMTIINICEERWKQPQRVLALRTSKHGTSEAFIKWTGLPYDECTWEGLDEPVLQSSSHLITFFNKLETLTFERDSFKENSTRKSNDHQYDICNLTEQPEDLKGGSLFPHQLEALNWLRKCWYKSKNVILADEMGLGKTVSACAFISSLYFEFKVSLPCLVLVPLSTMPNWLAEFELWAPNVNVVEYHGCAKARAIIRQYEWHANDPSGLNKKTEAYKFNVLLTTYEMVLADSSHLRGVPWEVLVVDEGHRLKNSESKLFSLLNTFSFQHRVLLTGTPLQNNLGEMYNLLNFLQPASFPSLSLFEEKFNDLTTAEKVDELKKLVAPHMLRRLKKDAMQNIPPKTERMVPVELSSIQAEYYRAMLTKNYQVLRNIGKGVAQQSMLNIVMQLRKVCNHPYLIPGTEPESGSVEFLHEMRIKASAKLTLLHSMLKILHREGHRVLIFSQMTKLLDILEDYLNIEFGSKTYERVDGSVSVADRQTAIARFNQDKSRFVFLLSTRSCGLGINLATADTVIIYDSDFNPHADIQAMNRAHRIGQSNRLLVYRLVVRASVEERILQLAKKKLMLDQLFVNKSGSQKEVEDILKWGTEELFNDSPGLNGKDMSENNNSSKDEAVADIEHKHRKRTGGLGDVYKDKCTDSSSKILWDENAILKLLDRSNLQDGSTDNAEGDSENDMLGSVKALEWNDEPTEEHVVGESPPHGTDDVSTQNSEKKEDNAVNGNEENEWDKLLRVRWEKYQSEEEAALGRGKRQRKAVSYREVYAPHPSETMSESGGEEEKEPEPEPEREYTPAGRALKAKYGKLRARQKERLARIKAIKESNPAEGFPGNELLSHSPAIAKGGDPVAGPMHSDQEGPSINLEDRQLSEAKNSNTDSFSRINKLSKHKMTSHFDASVSNLGRSLPDIFLPSHPKVGLSMTNSMPTNNLLPVLGLCAPNANQIESSESNISKLNWRHRHGSRQEFPFSLAPCSGTSMDAEVRSKEVAANTKLADASTENLQPSFKNSIPDNSLTFVPFPPCVQGKESDAFENSGARFSHFQEKMALPNLPFDERLLARFPLTTKSMPNSHLDLLPSLSIGGRLESLNGSMQDLPTMPVLPNFKIPPEDLFRYNQQDRDAPPTLGLGQRPTTFSSFPENHRKVLENIMMRTGSGSSNLLKKKSKSDGWSEDELDSLWIGVRRHGRGNWDAMLRDPKLKFSKYKTSEDLSVRWEEEQVKVFQGPPFPAQRSSKTMKSTKSAHFPISDGMMERALHGSKFLLPPKFQNHLTDMKLGIGDSASSLSHFSTLDRPSLQNDHFVPLPSWSYDKNRSKFPEGASAETSDRPGTSSVLTERPFLLNSFGTSTLGSLGLNCSGSIDAHQKEDDQGSSKRGKLPVLLDGSSNDVRHNPINVGNGESTSSGLLSNPTRPDLLHSKGEEVGGSSTLKDKLPHWLREAVSSPAKLPDPELPPTVSAIAQSVRLLYGEDKPTIPPFVIPGPPPSLPKDPRSSVKKKKKRRSHKISRSLPDFAGISGDLHSSHHVDNGASSSLPLDPPLPLLSYTGALGTQQIESDLNLPPLNLKVASSSHSSKKASSGLSPSPEVLQLVASCVAPGPHLPSIAGASNFLDSKLPLPRPVGRAKFKDSEGAFRNKNPRQLSQKNWCSPQEQEVHDLDSGDSSKTQSDPSRVERPYEVEVSSEGTVSDHAVRDQET; from the exons CGCATCCCTAATGGGAAGTGGCAATGTCCAAGTTGCTTTGAAGGAAAAGATCAATTAATGCCCAAAAACCACCTGGATCCAATTTCAAAACGAGCAAGGACAAAGATTGTCactacaaaatcaaaagatcaagTTAGCTCACTTAACCTTGAAAAAGTTTTTGGAACTAAACTTGTTTCAAAGAAAAGGTCCTCAAGCAAGGGAAAACCTATTTCAAGCATGGGAGTCcaattttttggaaagaaattaTTGTCTTCCCCAGCTGATGAAAGTTGTAGCGACAAACCTATTGACCCATCTCCTGAGAGTCTTATGGAAGGAACTTCGCCAGGTGTGGATgctgatgaaaaaaaattgagcttGTCCCCAAACGAATACCCAGTGGACAGGAAGTCAACTTCACCAGCCAAGGAAGATGAACCGCTCTCTAAAATTGCTAGTTTAGAAGCAAATGATGAACAGCTGGAGAGCAAGACTGATTTAACTTGCAGTAAGATTTCTTCAAGGAAAACACTTGTTCTTGCTATTGCTGCTAGTGGAGAGGAAGTgagaaaaaggaagaataaaGTTGTTAATGATAATACTAGTCAAAAGAAACGAAAGGctgaaaaggggaaaaaaattgtcaatCCTTCTTCTATAAAATCCAAGTCTGGGAATAATAAAGTACACAAGAAGCAGAAGTCTATAACCCATAGCATTTCTGCATCTGTATCAAAAGAGGATGTTGGAAACAAGAATTCTAGTGCCCAGCAGAAAGATGAG ATCTCTCAGCTAATGAAAGATACCCCAAGTGAAGTTGATAAAGCATGGAGCCGCATGGACAAAACTTTGTTGCATGAAGACAGTGCTATTGCTGAGTCTTTGCAG GTTGATCGGGTTCTAGGGTGTCGAATTCAAGGTGAGAATGCAAATTCATCACGTAACTTGTCCTTGAATGTTGCGGGTGACTCACCTTCTGGTGATCTAGTAATATCAGAAAATCAGTCCAGACTACTAGATGATAATTCTGCTTGTGCTAATGATTTGGATGTTGAATCAACTGAAAATCATATTGAGGATTGTCAAAATGTCAAGAGTTCTGATGAAGAAGGAATACTGAAAAACACTGATAGACTGGAAAGGATTCATGTATACAGAAGATCAATAACAAAAGAGAGCAAGAAAGGAAATTCTGTAGATTCGTTGAGTAAAGCCACTGGTGATTTAGATCCCTGTGACTGGGATGGTAAAGATCAGGATGATTCTGCTGTATCTGCTGAACAGTTGGAAAAACCAACTGACAAGGTGGAGACAGAGGAGATCATTAATGTTGCTTTAAGAAGTGAGGACAACAGTGAGATTCCAAAAAACTGTGAAATACAACTCTCTCCTgaagcaaaacaaaaagaaaggaatgcAGAGAAGGGAATGAGTGGCAGTATTGATGATAAAGCTCAGGATGCTATCATAGCTGAATGCGCAGGCCCAAATGGAGAGCAAGTTTTCTATGAATTTTTAGTTAAATGGGTAGGAAAGTCTCATATTCATAATAGTTGGATTTCTGAATCCCAGTTAAAAGTTCTTGCAAAGAGAAAACTAGAAAATTACAAGGCAAAGTATGGGATGacgataattaatatttgtgagGAGCGTTGGAAGCAGCCTCAGCGGGTGCTTGCCCTTCGAACTTCCAAACATGGAACATCTGAAGCATTTATAAAATGGACTGGACTGCCTTATGATGAATGCACTTGGGAAGGTTTGGATGAACCAGTGCTTCAAAGTTCTTCTCATTTGATTACATTTTTCAATAAGCTTGAAACCCTCACTTTTGAAAGGGattcattcaaggaaaattCAACTAGGAAAAGCAATGACCATCAATATGATATTTGTAATCTTACAGAGCAACCTGAGGATCTAAAAGGTGGTTCTTTGTTTCCCCATCAGCTTGAGGCACTGAACTGGTTGCGTAAATGCTGGTATAAGTCCAAAAATGTGATACTTGCTGATGAGATGGGGCTTGGAAAAACAGTATCTGCTTGTGCTTTTATTTCATCAttgtattttgaattcaaaGTTTCACTTCCTTGCTTGGTCTTGGTACCACTTTCTACCATGCCTAATTGGCTTGCTGAATTTGAACTTTGGGCTCCGAATGTGAATGTTGTAGAATATCATGGCTGTGCTAAAGCAAGAGCAATAATTCGCCAGTATGAATGGCATGCAAATGATCCAAGTGGGTTGAATAAGAAAACAGAAGCCTATAAATTTAATGTGCTTTTAACTACATATGAAATGGTTCTTGCTGATTCTTCTCATTTGCGTGGAGTTCCTTGGGAAGTTCTTGTTGTTGACGAGGGTCATCGACTGAAGAATTCAGAAAGTAAGCTTTTCAGCTTGCTAAATACATTCTCTTTTCAACATCGTGTACTGTTGACAGGTACTCCTCTCCAGAACAACCTTGGCGAGATGTACAACTTGCTTAATTTCTTGCAGCCAGCTTCATTTCCTTCTCTATCTTTATTTGAGGAGAAATTTAATGATCTTACAACTGCAGAGAAAGTTGATGAATTGAAAAAACTTGTTGCTCCTCACATGCTTCGTAGACTTAAAAAGGATGCCATGCAAAATATCCCCCCTAAGACAGAAAGAATGGTTCCTGTTGAGTTGTCATCCATCCAAGCTGAATATTATCGTGCAATGCTTACAAAGAATTATCAAGTATTGCGGAATATTGGGAAAGGAGTTGCCCAACAATCTATGTTGAACATCGTGATGCAATTGAGGAAGGTCTGTAATCATCCATACCTCATACCAGGAACTGAGCCTGAATCTGGTTCTGTTGAGTTCCTTCACGAAATGAGAATCAAGGCTTCAGCTAAGTTGACTCTTCTGCATTCTATGCTAAAGATTTTACACAGGGAAGGTCACAGAGTTCTTATTTTCTCACAAATGACCAAGCTTCTTGACATCTTGGAGGACTATTTGAATATAGAATTTGGGTCTAAAACGTATGAGAGAGTGGATGGATCTGTTTCTGTAGCTGATCGCCAGACAGCTATTGCACGCTTTAACCAAGACAAAAGtagatttgtttttttgttatccACTCGCTCTTGTGGACTTGGGATAAATTTGGCAACTGCTGACACTGTCATCATCTATGATTCTGATTTCAATCCCCATGCAGATATCCAAGCAATGAATCGAGCACACAGAATTGGACAATCAAATAGACTTTTGGTATACCGGCTTGTGGTTCGTGCTAGTGTTGAAGAGCGCATCTTGCAGCTTGCTAAGAAGAAATTGATGCTTGATCAGCTTTTTGTAAATAAGTCAGGATCTCAAAAAGAGGTAGAAGATATTTTAAAGTGGGGAACTGAGGAACTCTTCAACGATTCTCCTGGACTGAATGGGAAAGACATGAGTGAAAATAACAATAGTAGCAAAGATGAGGCAGTAGCagatatagaacataagcatcgGAAGAGGACTGGTGGTCTGGGAGATGTATACAAGGATAAGTGTACTGATAGCAGCAGCAAGATTCTGTGGGATGAAAATGCTATTTTAAAATTGCTTGATCGTTCAAACCTTCAAGATGGTTCAACTGATAATGCCGAAGGGGATTCTGAGAATGATATGCTGGGCTCAGTGAAG GCGCTTGAGTGGAATGATGAACCAACTGAAGAACATGTAGTGGGTGAATCTCCTCCTCATGGGACTGATGATGTGTCTACACAAAATTCTGAGAAGAAAGAGGATAATGCAGTGAATGgcaatgaagaaaatgaatggGACAAACTACTGCGTGTGAG GTGGGAGAAATATCAAAGTGAGGAGGAAGCAGCTCTTGGTCGAGGGAAGCGACAGAGAAAAGCTGTTTCTTATAGGGAAGTATATGCTCCACATCCAAGTGAAACAATGAGTGAG AGTggtggtgaagaggaaaaagagcCAGAACCAGAGCCTGAGCGTGAATATACACCAGCAGGACGGGCCCTCAAGGCAAAAta TGGTAAACTCCGTGCTCGGCAAAAGGAACGACTTGCCCGGATAAAAGCGATTAAAGAATCAAATCCTGCTGAGGGATTTCCAGGTAATGAGTTACTTTCACATTCTCCAGCCATTGCCAAGGGTGGGGATCCAGTGGCTGGACCGATGCATTCAGATCAGGAGGGGCCTTCTATCAACCTAGAAGACAGACAACTTTCTGAAGCGAAGAATAGCAACACTGACTCCTTTTCAAGGATCAATAAGCtttcaaaacataaaatgacCAGTCATTTTGATGCTTCTGTCAGTAATCTAGGTCGTTCTCTCCCTGACATTTTTCTTCCAAGTCACCCTAAAGTGGGGCTGAGCATGACAAACTCAATGCCCACCAACAATTTGTTGCCTGTACTGGGACTTTGTGCTCCTAATGCTAACCAAATAGAATCATCGGAAAGTAATATTTCGAAGTTAAATTGGAGACATAGACATGGATCCAGACAAGAGTTTCCATTCAGTCTTGCCCCTTGCTCTGGGACATCCATGGATGCTGAGGTCAGAAGTAAGGAAGTGGCAGCAAATACCAAGCTGGCAGATGCATCAACAGAAAATTTACAACCAAGTTTCAAAAATAGCATCCCTGATAACAGTCTAACATTTGTTCCT TTTCCACCCTGTGTGCAAGGAAAGGAATCTGATGCATTTGAAAATTCAGGTGCTAGATTTTCTCATTTTCAGGAGAAGATGGCCTTGCCgaatctgccatttgatgaaagGTTGCTGGCCAGATTTCCTCTTACAACCAAGAGCATGCCAAATTCACATCTGGACCTCTTGCCCAGTTTGTCTATAGGAGGAAGACTTGAATCTTTGAATGGGTCTATGCAAGACCTTCCAACAATGCCAGTGTTGCCTAATTTCAAAATACCCCCTGAAGATTTATTCAGATATAATCAACAAGACAGGGATGCTCCCCCTACTTTGGGTTTGGGACAAAGGCCAACCACATTCTCATCTTTCCCAGAAAACCATAGGAAGGTGCTTGAAAACATAATGATGAGAACTGGATCTGGATCAagtaatttattgaaaaagaaGTCAAAATCAGATGGGTGGTCTGAAGATGAACTTGATTCTCTCTGGATTGGTGTTCGTAGGCATGGAAGGGGCAATTGGGATGCTATGCTCAGAGATCCCAAGTTAAAGTTTTCAAAGTATAAAACATCTGAGGATTTATCAGTGAGGTGGGAAGAGGAACAGGTAAAGGTCTTTCAGGGGCCACCTTTTCCTGCACAAAGATCATCCAAGACTATGAAATCTACCAAATCGGCCCATTTTCCAATCTCTGATGGAATGATGGAAAGGGCTTTGCATGGGAGCAAATTTCTTTTGCCGCCAAAATTTCAAAACCATCTGACTGACATGAAATTAGGGATAGGTGATTCTGCATCTAGTCTGTCACATTTTAGTACATTGGACCGACCTAGTTTGCAAAATGATCACTTCGTACCTCTTCCATCTTGGAGTTATGATAAAAACAGATCAAAATTTCCTGAAGGTGCTTCTGCTGAAACATCTGATAGACCAGGAACTTCCAGTGTACTGACTGAAAGACCATTTCTGCTTAATTCTTTTGGAACCAGTACCTTGGGTTCTTTAGGCTTGAATTGCTCAGGCAGCATTGATGCGCATCAAAAGGAGGATGACCAAGGAAGCTCCAAGCGTGGAAAGTTGCCCGTACTTCTTGATGGATCATCCAATGATGTGCGTCATAATCCCATTAATGTAGGAAATGGTGAGTCTACTAGCTCTGGATTGTTATCTAACCCCACTAGACCTGATCTTTTGCACTCAAAAGGAGAGGAAGTGGGTGGAAGCAGTACTTTGAAAGACAAGCTTCCCCACTGGTTACGAGAAGCTGTGAGCTCCCCAGCCAAACTTCCTGATCCTGAACTTCCACCCACAGTATCAGCCATTGCTCAATCAGTTCGCCTGTTATACGGGGAAGATAAGCCTACAATTCCCCCGTTTGTGATTCCTGGACCACCTCCCTCCCTACCAAAGGACCCCAGGTCTAgtgtcaaaaagaaaaagaagagaagatcaCACAAGATCAGTCGGAGTCTTCCAGATTTTGCGGGAATCAGCGGGGATTTGCACAGCAGCCACCATGTTGATAATGGTGCTTCAAGCTCACTCCCATTGGACCCACCATTGCCTCTACTTTCATATACAGGAGCTCTAGGAACTCAGCAGATTGAATCTGACCTTAACTTGCCTCCTCTAAATTTGAAAGTGGCAAGCTCGTCACACTCTTCAAAAAAAGCAAGTTCGGGACTGTCTCCATCTCCTGAAGTGCTCCAGTTGGTTGCATCATGTGTTGCTCCTGGCCCCCATCTTCCATCGATCGCCGGTGCTTCAAACTTTCTCGACAGCAAGCTTCCATTGCCAAGGCCTGTTGGCAGAGCCAAATTCAAAGACTCAGAAGGTGCCTTCAGAAATAAGAATCCTAGGCAGCTCTCACAAAAAAATTGGTGTTCACCTCAAGAACAAGAAGTACATGACCTTGATAGTGGAGATTCCAGCAAGACTCAGTCAGATCCCTCTCGGGTTGAACGGCCCTATGAAGTGGAAGTGTCATCTGAGGGAACTGTCTCAGACCATGCTGTGAGAGATCAGGAAACATAA